One window of the Periophthalmus magnuspinnatus isolate fPerMag1 chromosome 6, fPerMag1.2.pri, whole genome shotgun sequence genome contains the following:
- the api5 gene encoding apoptosis inhibitor 5, which produces MAVTIEDLYRSYGVLADAKDNLSQHKDAYQVILNGVKGGPKEKRLAAQFIPKFFSQFPELSDAAINAQLDLCEDEDVSIRRQAIKELPRFATGENIPRVADILTQLLQTDDSAEFNQVNAALLSIFKVDPKGTLGGLFTQILQGEDIVRERAIKFLSTKLKSLPEDVMTKEVEEFVFTETKKVLEDVTGEEFVLLMRVVSALRVLQTVNGRQQLVELVVEQAFLEQALNPSDPDTVDRLLQCTRQALPLFSKNVHSTRFVTYFCEHVLPNLSALTSPVAGIDIQLEVLKLLAEMSPFCGDMEKLEANLHTLFNKLLEFMPLPPAEESEDGENSGSDEPKLQFSSVECLLYSFHQLGKKLPDFLLDKVDQERLKDFKIRLQYFARGLQVYIRQLRVALQGKTGDALKTEENKIKVVALKITNNINILIKDLFHNPPSYKSSVTLSWKPVQKTEAAAATAPKRSGPEETGASAVKKSVPPAPRRDTRQIYNPPSGKYSATIGNFTYEQRGGFRGGRGRGFGNRGNRSRGRMY; this is translated from the exons ATGGCGGTCACTATCGAGGATCTGTACCGCAGCTACGGCGTGCTCGCGGATGCCAAGGACAACCTGAGCCAG CACAAAGATGCCTACCAGGTCATCCTAAATGGAGTGAAGGGTGGGCCTAAAGAGAAGCGTCTCGCTGCTCAGTTCATCCCAAAATTCTTCAGTCAGTTTCCGGAACTCTCAGATGCCGCCATAAACGCTCAGCTTGACCTGTGCGAGGACGAGGACGTGTCG ATCCGGAGACAGGCCATAAAGGAGCTGCCGCGCTTTGCTACAGGAGAAAACATCCCCAGAGTGGCAGACATTTTAACACAGCTCCTACAGACag atgaCTCTGCCGAGTTTAACCAGGTCAACGCAGCTCTGCTCTCCATCTTCAAAGTCGACCCAAAAG GCACTCTGGGCGGCCTTTTCACGCAGATCCTTCAGGGAGAGGATATTGTTCGCGAGCGTGCCATAAAGTTCCTGTCGACCAAACTTAAGTCTCTGCCTGAGGACGTGATGACCAAAGAGGTGGAGGAGTTTGTCTTCACCGAGACCAAGAAG GTTCTGGAGGACGTGACTGGAGAGGAGTTCGTACTCCTCATGAGGGTGGTCAGTGCTCTCCGCGTTCTTCAGACGGTGAATGGCAGGCAGCAGTTGGTGGAGCTGGTGGTGGAGCAGGCGTTTCTGGAACAGGCTCTGAACCCGTCTGACCCAGACACAGTGGACCGCCTCCTGCAGTGTACTAGACAGGCACTGCCCCTGTTCTCT AAAAACGTTCACTCAACACGCTTCGTGACGTACTTCTGTGAACACGTGCTGCCAAACCTGAGCGCCCTGACCAGCCCCGTGGCCGGCATTGACATCCAGCTCGAG gtgCTGAAGCTTCTTGCTGAGATGAGCCCGTTCTGTGGAGACATGGAGAAACTGGAAGCCAATCTGCACACGCTCTTTAACAAACTGCTG GAGTTCATGCCGCTGCCCCCTGCTGAGGAGTCTGAGGACGGAGAGAACTCTGGCTCAGATGAACCCAAACTGCAGTTCAGCTCTGTGGAGTGTCTGCTCTACAGCTTCCACCAGCTCGGCAAGAAACTGCCCGACTTCCTGTTGGACAAAGTGGACCAGGAGAGGCTCAAGGACTTCAAAATCAG gctgCAGTACTTTGCACGCGGGTTGCAGGTGTATATTCGTCAGCTGAGAGTGGCTCTGCAGGGGAAGACCGGAGATGCGCTTAAAACAGAAGAG AATAAAATCAAAGTGGTTGCTCTAAAGATAACAAACAACATCAACATCCTTATTAAG GACCTGTTCCACAATCCTCCTTCTTACAAGAGCTCAGTGACACTGTCGTGGAAACCAGTTCAGAAAACAGAGGCTGCAGCTGCCACAGC tcCTAAACGTTCTGGACCAGAGGAGACCGGAGCTTCTGCAGTGAAGAAGTCTGTTCCTCCTGCTCCAAGGAGAGACACCAGACAGATCTATAATCCCCCGAGTGGGAAGTACAGCGCCACCATTGGGAACTTCACCTACg AGCAGCGCGGGGGCTTCCGAGGTGGACGGGGACGAGGCTTCGGGAACAGAGGAAACCGTAGCAGAGGGAGGATGTACTGA
- the tdg.2 gene encoding G/T mismatch-specific thymine DNA glycosylase isoform X1, producing MFDRSSSQPPSDSGHIPPFPSLCPYIDPNDPNQPGFYKENPQFYQNYHQTYNQNYSQNYSQNQGSPYQPPQTNSQYFKQFSNIQPQTAQNLHHGAEYNVYSNYHPTQNGGQLYMDPNGQQSDRLNQQNMKTENEETTPNGPTTVPVFVGKKKRGRPSKKTPDSAEVSDEQEVQKKKRNLNRFDGLSVEEVMSRTLPDVIEENLDILIIGINPGLLSAYKGHHYPNPGNHFWKCLFLSGLTDKQLNFLDDTSLPQKHGIGFTNMVERTTPGSKDLSSKEIREGGKQLLEKLQKYRPLIAAFNGKGIYEIFCKETFGVKAKNLEFGLQPYKIPQTETVCFLMPSSSPRCAQFPRAQDKVHFYIKLKELRDGLKGAVQSREVEETHYTFDLQLAKEDARLLAIKEEQVDPEYESYARDLSEPNTDTKR from the exons ATGTTTGACAG GAGTTCTTCTCAGCCGCCCTCAGACTCTGGACATATACCTCCATTTCCTTCATTGTGTCCCTACATAGATCCAAACGACCCAAACCAACCAggattttacaaagaaaacccaCAATTCTACCAAAACTATCACCAAACCTATAACCAAAACTACTCCCAAAATTACTCCCAAAACCAAGGATCACCTTACCAACCACCACAAACTAATTCTCAATATTTCAAACAGTTTTCAAATATACAGCCTCAAACTGCTCAAAATCTGCACCACGGCGCCGAGTATAACGTGTATAGTAATTACCATCCAACACAAAATGGAGGACAGTTGTACATGGACCCGAACGGGCAGCAAAGTGACAGATTGAaccaacaaaacatgaaaactgaaAACGAAGAGACTACGCCGAACGGGCCAACCACTGTTCCAG TCTTTGTAGGGAAGAAAAAACGTGGTCGTCCGAGTAAAAAAACACCAGATTCTGCTGAAGTGTCGGATGAACAGGAAGTgcagaaaaagaagagaaacctGAACCGATTTGATGGTTTGTCTGTGGAGGAAGTGATGTCACGTACACTGCCTGACGTCATCGAGGAGAACCTGGACATCCTCATC ATTGGGATTAACCCTGGATTACTGTCTGCGTATAAAGGACACCATTACCCCAACCCCGGGAATCACTTCT GGAAGTGCCTGTTCCTGTCTGGTCTTACAGACAAACAGCTGAACTTTCTGGACGATACGAGTTTGCCTCAAAAACACGGAATCGGATTTACCAACATGGTGGAGCGGACTACCCCAGGGAGCAAAGACCTGAGCAG TAAGGAGATCCGAGAGGGCGGCAAACAGCTGTTGGAGAAGCTGCAGAAGTACAGACCGCTCATCGCAGCGTTCAACGGCAAAG GCATCTATGAGATCTTCTGTAAAGAAACGTTTGGGGTCAAAGCTAAAAATCTAGAGTTTGGACTTCAGCCATACAAGATCCCTCAAACTGAAACG gtTTGCTTTCTGATGCCATCCTCTAGTCCACGCTGTGCTCAGTTTCCCAGAGCTCAGGATAAAgttcatttttacattaaactgAAGGAGCTGAGAGATGGCCTGAAGGGGGCGGTACAGAgtagagaggtggaggagacaCACTACACCTTTGACCTGCAACTGGCCAAAG AGGATGCGAGGCTTTTGGCGATtaaagaggagcaggtggatCCTGAGTATGAGAGCTATGCTAGAGACTTGTCTGAAcccaacacagacacaaaacgctga
- the tdg.2 gene encoding G/T mismatch-specific thymine DNA glycosylase isoform X2, which translates to MFDRSSSQPPSDSGHIPPFPSLCPYIDPNDPNQPGFYKENPQFYQNYHQTYNQNYSQNYSQNQGSPYQPPQTNSQYFKQFSNIQPQTAQNLHHGAEYNVYSNYHPTQNGGQLYMDPNGQQSDRLNQQNMKTENEETTPNGPTTVPGKKKRGRPSKKTPDSAEVSDEQEVQKKKRNLNRFDGLSVEEVMSRTLPDVIEENLDILIIGINPGLLSAYKGHHYPNPGNHFWKCLFLSGLTDKQLNFLDDTSLPQKHGIGFTNMVERTTPGSKDLSSKEIREGGKQLLEKLQKYRPLIAAFNGKGIYEIFCKETFGVKAKNLEFGLQPYKIPQTETVCFLMPSSSPRCAQFPRAQDKVHFYIKLKELRDGLKGAVQSREVEETHYTFDLQLAKEDARLLAIKEEQVDPEYESYARDLSEPNTDTKR; encoded by the exons ATGTTTGACAG GAGTTCTTCTCAGCCGCCCTCAGACTCTGGACATATACCTCCATTTCCTTCATTGTGTCCCTACATAGATCCAAACGACCCAAACCAACCAggattttacaaagaaaacccaCAATTCTACCAAAACTATCACCAAACCTATAACCAAAACTACTCCCAAAATTACTCCCAAAACCAAGGATCACCTTACCAACCACCACAAACTAATTCTCAATATTTCAAACAGTTTTCAAATATACAGCCTCAAACTGCTCAAAATCTGCACCACGGCGCCGAGTATAACGTGTATAGTAATTACCATCCAACACAAAATGGAGGACAGTTGTACATGGACCCGAACGGGCAGCAAAGTGACAGATTGAaccaacaaaacatgaaaactgaaAACGAAGAGACTACGCCGAACGGGCCAACCACTGTTCCAG GGAAGAAAAAACGTGGTCGTCCGAGTAAAAAAACACCAGATTCTGCTGAAGTGTCGGATGAACAGGAAGTgcagaaaaagaagagaaacctGAACCGATTTGATGGTTTGTCTGTGGAGGAAGTGATGTCACGTACACTGCCTGACGTCATCGAGGAGAACCTGGACATCCTCATC ATTGGGATTAACCCTGGATTACTGTCTGCGTATAAAGGACACCATTACCCCAACCCCGGGAATCACTTCT GGAAGTGCCTGTTCCTGTCTGGTCTTACAGACAAACAGCTGAACTTTCTGGACGATACGAGTTTGCCTCAAAAACACGGAATCGGATTTACCAACATGGTGGAGCGGACTACCCCAGGGAGCAAAGACCTGAGCAG TAAGGAGATCCGAGAGGGCGGCAAACAGCTGTTGGAGAAGCTGCAGAAGTACAGACCGCTCATCGCAGCGTTCAACGGCAAAG GCATCTATGAGATCTTCTGTAAAGAAACGTTTGGGGTCAAAGCTAAAAATCTAGAGTTTGGACTTCAGCCATACAAGATCCCTCAAACTGAAACG gtTTGCTTTCTGATGCCATCCTCTAGTCCACGCTGTGCTCAGTTTCCCAGAGCTCAGGATAAAgttcatttttacattaaactgAAGGAGCTGAGAGATGGCCTGAAGGGGGCGGTACAGAgtagagaggtggaggagacaCACTACACCTTTGACCTGCAACTGGCCAAAG AGGATGCGAGGCTTTTGGCGATtaaagaggagcaggtggatCCTGAGTATGAGAGCTATGCTAGAGACTTGTCTGAAcccaacacagacacaaaacgctga
- the si:dkey-42p14.3 gene encoding EF-hand calcium-binding domain-containing protein 10, whose translation MASEREREAEEYLQKHQILELMENLISLLLFHRPEKPKAFLSEQLEFLKRSRHSGVRGPGLFTNNNLDTVFGILDPANRKYISYDQYKQALQTLGVRDINECPDGVNEDMISHDTFKTEA comes from the exons ATGGCGtcggagcgagagagagaagcggaggaatatttacagaaacaccAGATCCTGGAGTTGATGGAGAATCTGATCAGCCTGCTACTGTTCCACAGACCCG AGAAGCCGAAGGCGTTCTTGTCAGAGCAGTTGGAGTTTTTGAAGCGTTCCCGTCACAGCGGAGTCCGAGGCCCTGGTTTATTCACCAACAACAACCTGGATACAGTGTTTGGAATTCTGGATCCTGCCAACCGGAAGTACATCTCATACGACCAGTACAAGCAGG ctCTGCAGACTCTAGGGGTGAGAGACATAAACGAGTGTCCCGACGGCGTGAACGAGGACATGATCAGCCATGACACCTTCAAAACCGAAGCGTAA
- the LOC117372429 gene encoding ubiquinol-cytochrome-c reductase complex assembly factor 6 — MPAGVSWPRYMRMFVASVLSMFAGAQVVHQYYLPDLSVPEIPPKPGELRTELRGYKLREEARAALEKIKNEQKLD; from the exons ATGCCCGCTGGAGTATCCTGGCCTCGGTACATGAGGATGTTTGTGGCCAGTGTTCTGTCCATGTTTGCTGGAGCTCAGGTAGTGCATCAGTACTACCTCCCAGACCTG AGTGTTCCCGAGATTCCTCCTAAACCTGGAGAGCTACGAACAGAACTGAGAGGGTACAAACTGAGAGAGGAGGCCCGAGCTGCTCTGGAGAAgatcaaaaatgaacaaaaactggattaa
- the LOC117372754 gene encoding sorting and assembly machinery component 50 homolog A-like, with protein MGTVHARSLDPLPMQGPDLGVQPDDIEAPGVEPEPKQEVLENKDVVVQRVHVDGLDRTKDDLLTYEIKEVFRARNLIDVMKKSHEARQKLLRLGIFRKVNVVIDTSRGEGALPNGLEVTFQVTELRRVTGSYNTVVGNNEGSMVLGLKLPNLLGRAERMCLQFSFGTKETSYGVSLFKPQPGNFERSITLNAYKVTGQFPWSSLRETDRGASAELTFPLWRTSQSLRYEAVWRELSCLARTASFAVREETGHSLKSSLSHSMVIDSRNSTILPRSGGLLRIHQELAGYTGGDASFLKEDFELQLNKTLLWDSVLSLSLWGGLLLPIGDTPTSIADRFYLGGPTSVRGFSMYSLGPQSEGDYLGGGAYWAGGVHLFSPLPFTRRQGGFMDLFRTHFFLNAGNLCNLDYGEGPGAHLQRLAECVRWSYGLGLVMRLGNIARLELNYCIPMGVQSGDRICDGVQFGAGIRFL; from the exons ATGGGCACCGTGCACGCGCGG TCGCTGGACCCTCTTCCGATGCAGGGGCCCGATCTCGGGGTTCAGCCAGATGACATCGAGGCCCCTGGTGTGGAGCCTGAACCAAAACAAGAAGTGCTTGAGAACAAAGAT GTGGTGGTGCAGAGGGTCCATGTGGACGGTTTGGATCGGACCAAAGATGATTTGCTCACGTATGAGATAAAGGAGGTTTTCAGAGCCAGAAATCTCATTGAt GTGATGAAGAAGTCCCATGAGGCTCGACAGAAGCTGCTACGTTTGGGAATCTTCCGTAAAGTGAACGTGGTCATCGACACATCTCGAG GTGAGGGCGCTCTTCCGAACGGTCTGGAGGTGACGTTCCAGGTGACAGAGCTGAGGAGGGTCACAGGAAGTTACAACACGGTCGTGGGAAACAACGAAGGAAGCATG GTCTTGGGCCTGAAGCTTCCAAACCTCCTAGGTCGTGCAGAGAGGATGTGTCTGCAGTTTTCATTTGGGACCAAAGAGACGTCATATGGAGTGTCCCTCTTTAAACCTCAGCCCGGGAACTTTGAGCGCAG TATCACGTTGAACGCGTACAAAGTGACGGGGCAATTTCCCTGGAGCTCTCTGAGAGAAACCGACCGAGGAGCATCGGCTGAACTCACC TTTCCCCTGTGGAGGACCAGTCAGTCTCTGAGGTACGAGGCCGTGTGGAGGGAGCTCTCGTGTTTGGCTCGAACTGCGTCATTTGCCGTCAGAGAAGAGACTGGACACTCACTCAAGTCCTCTTTATCT CACTCGATGGTCATCGACTCTCGGAACTCCACCATTTTACCTCGATCTGGAGGTCTGCTGCGCATTCACCAG GAGCTAGCGGGCTACACTGGAGGAGACGCCAGTTTTCTGAAGGAAGATTTTGAGcttcaactgaacaaaactctgctctgggaTTCG gttctgtccctgtctctgtgggGGGGTCTGCTGCTGCCCATCGGAGACACACCCACCAGCATCGCAGACAG GTTTTATCTGGGAGGACCCACCAGTGTGAGGGGCTTCAGTATGTACAGCCTTGGCCCTCAGAGCGAAG GAGATTACCTGGGAGGCGGGGCTTACTGGGCAGGTGGTGTTCatcttttttctcctcttccgTTCACACGGCGACAAGGCGGCTTCATGGACCTGTTCAGGACACACTTCTTCCTCAACGCTGGAAACCTCTGTAACCTCGACTACG GAGAGGGCCCTGGCGCTCACCTGCAGCGCCTGGCAGAGTGCGTCCGCTGGTCGTACGGTCTGGGCCTCGTGATGCGTTTAGGGAACATCGCACGACTCGAACTGAACTACTGCATCCCCATGGGGGTCCAGAGCGGAGATAG GATTTGTGACGGGGTGCAGTTTGGAGCGGGCATTCGCTTCCTCTGA